The Xanthobacter flavus genome includes a window with the following:
- a CDS encoding PepSY domain-containing protein → MSFATVRRTLIFLHRWIALILTPVFLVIILTGAVLSFRPILNDAQGPRPGASVDVAALGRLLGAVEKAGQPGAISVVEGGRALRVMGQDPAVAGRWDMATGDHTPAPAGGIDIFRTAEGLHKTLLLGLGLVVEVASFLMLGIMIAGPFLAWLRFRNSLMGWHTAVGWLLLPLTLTSPVTAVMLSLHIGTGSRPELPRTKRPVTISQALDIAGRDLDISRLAGARRFRGGTVMLQLAPDAAGRNGGGFVVTDQSVTPLVGGPSLVKQIHEGTWGGAWSGALNFGISLALLGLTVTGLWSWVRRKARNRTRPVKGGGDILVAHASQTGTAARLAKALFEGLVAGGEKATLAPIGALKPVDIARFPLLLVVASSTGEGEVPDGARALLKRLKPNDFKGMRFAMLALGDRSYTHFCGGGQRLRAALVAAGGVEALHMREADGDPSAAFLAWADTVRGELALNCDMAGLLPVSAPVALTVAERQRLDAPDAANTQETWKIWLEGAQDLAFRPGDLVRIAAGAGERPRSYSVGSSSRIDPRRIALTVRLHDWTEDGARHYGRVSGFLLREAKQGVTVEAQIDPHPAFNPPDDPARAIVMIAAGSGIAPFPGFIAERRASGRAGPAWLIFGNRHRDGDFLWRDAFETALADGTLTRMDTAFSRDPDDGARVQDRLREQAATAFDWLVEKQAMVYICGRRAMSEAVLAALADVLVTEGGLKPEAARVEIEQWIGAGRVRMDTFD, encoded by the coding sequence ATGTCCTTTGCCACCGTGCGCCGCACGCTGATCTTCCTCCACCGCTGGATCGCGCTGATCCTCACGCCGGTCTTCCTCGTCATCATCCTCACGGGGGCGGTGCTGTCGTTCCGCCCCATCCTCAATGACGCGCAGGGACCGCGCCCCGGCGCCTCCGTGGACGTCGCGGCCCTCGGCCGGCTCCTCGGCGCCGTCGAGAAGGCGGGACAGCCCGGCGCTATCAGTGTGGTTGAGGGCGGCCGCGCGCTGCGGGTGATGGGGCAGGATCCTGCCGTCGCCGGCCGGTGGGACATGGCCACCGGCGACCACACGCCCGCGCCTGCTGGCGGCATCGATATCTTCCGCACCGCGGAGGGACTGCACAAGACACTGCTGCTCGGCCTCGGCCTCGTGGTGGAGGTGGCGAGCTTCCTCATGCTCGGGATCATGATCGCCGGGCCGTTTCTGGCCTGGCTGCGCTTCCGCAACAGCCTGATGGGCTGGCACACCGCCGTGGGCTGGCTCCTGCTGCCGCTCACGCTCACGTCGCCGGTGACGGCGGTAATGCTCTCCCTCCACATCGGCACCGGATCGCGGCCCGAGCTGCCGCGGACCAAGCGACCCGTGACCATCAGCCAGGCCCTCGACATCGCCGGGCGCGACCTCGACATCAGCCGCCTCGCCGGAGCCCGCAGGTTTCGCGGCGGCACGGTGATGCTGCAGCTCGCGCCGGATGCCGCCGGCCGGAATGGGGGCGGTTTCGTGGTGACGGATCAGAGCGTCACGCCCCTCGTCGGCGGCCCGAGCCTTGTGAAGCAGATCCATGAGGGTACGTGGGGCGGCGCTTGGTCGGGCGCACTGAACTTCGGAATTTCGCTGGCACTTCTGGGGCTTACGGTCACCGGCCTGTGGTCCTGGGTGCGCCGCAAGGCGCGCAACCGGACGCGGCCGGTGAAGGGCGGCGGGGACATCCTCGTCGCGCATGCCAGCCAGACCGGGACGGCGGCGCGGCTCGCCAAGGCGCTCTTCGAGGGGCTGGTCGCGGGCGGCGAGAAGGCGACGCTGGCCCCCATCGGCGCGTTGAAGCCGGTGGATATCGCCCGCTTTCCCCTCCTGCTCGTCGTCGCCTCCTCCACCGGGGAGGGGGAGGTGCCGGACGGGGCACGCGCCCTGTTGAAAAGGCTGAAGCCGAACGATTTCAAAGGCATGCGCTTCGCGATGCTCGCCCTCGGCGATCGCAGCTACACCCATTTCTGCGGCGGTGGCCAGCGCCTCAGGGCAGCGCTGGTGGCGGCCGGCGGGGTGGAGGCACTGCATATGCGGGAGGCCGACGGCGATCCCTCCGCCGCCTTCCTCGCCTGGGCGGATACGGTGCGCGGCGAACTCGCCCTGAACTGCGACATGGCCGGCCTGCTGCCGGTCTCCGCGCCGGTCGCCCTCACGGTGGCGGAGCGCCAGCGCCTGGATGCGCCGGATGCCGCCAACACGCAGGAAACATGGAAGATTTGGCTGGAAGGGGCGCAGGATCTCGCCTTCCGCCCCGGGGATCTGGTGCGGATCGCGGCGGGTGCGGGGGAGCGGCCGCGCTCCTATTCGGTGGGCAGCTCCAGCCGGATCGACCCGCGCCGCATCGCCCTGACCGTGCGCCTGCACGACTGGACCGAGGATGGTGCGCGGCACTACGGGCGCGTCTCCGGATTCCTGTTACGTGAGGCAAAACAAGGGGTTACGGTGGAAGCCCAGATCGATCCGCATCCCGCATTCAACCCGCCGGACGATCCCGCACGCGCCATCGTGATGATCGCCGCCGGCTCGGGCATCGCCCCGTTCCCGGGCTTCATCGCGGAGCGGCGGGCCTCAGGGCGGGCGGGACCGGCGTGGCTGATCTTCGGCAACCGCCATCGTGACGGCGATTTCCTGTGGCGGGATGCCTTCGAGACGGCCCTGGCCGACGGCACGCTAACCCGCATGGACACTGCATTCTCGCGCGATCCCGATGACGGCGCGCGGGTGCAGGACCGGCTCAGGGAGCAGGCCGCGACCGCGTTCGACTGGCTCGTGGAGAAGCAGGCCATGGTCTACATCTGCGGCCGCAGGGCCATGTCGGAGGCGGTGCTGGCGGCGCTTGCGGACGTGCTGGTGACGGAGGGCGGACTGAAGCCGGAGGCGGCGCGGGTGGAGATCGAGCAGTGGATCGGCGCGGGGCGGGTCCGCATGGACACGTTCGACTGA
- a CDS encoding response regulator — protein MERTPHILVVDDHREIRELLAKYLTRNGLRVSVASGGVDMRQQMRTGTFDLVVLDIMMPGEDGLTLCRQLRQGSDIPVVLLTAVAEETDRIVGLELGADDYVTKPFNPRELLARIRAILRRAQGPARAQQGEPTLYRFDRWQLDPGRRVLLDETGSEARLGSAEFRLLLAFVTRPSVVLSRDQLLDITAGRPAQVFDRSIDNLVSRLRRRIERDPQNPALIKTVWGDGYVFAAPVEVEA, from the coding sequence ATGGAACGCACGCCGCACATCCTCGTCGTCGACGACCATCGCGAGATCCGCGAGCTCCTCGCCAAGTACCTGACACGCAACGGGCTCCGGGTGAGCGTCGCGTCCGGCGGCGTGGACATGCGCCAGCAGATGCGCACCGGCACGTTCGACCTTGTGGTGCTGGACATCATGATGCCGGGGGAGGACGGCCTCACCCTGTGCCGCCAGCTTCGGCAGGGGAGTGATATTCCGGTCGTCCTGCTCACCGCCGTGGCCGAAGAGACCGACCGCATCGTCGGGCTGGAACTGGGCGCGGACGATTACGTCACCAAGCCGTTCAACCCGCGCGAGCTGCTCGCCCGCATCCGCGCCATCCTGCGCCGCGCGCAGGGACCGGCCCGGGCACAGCAGGGCGAGCCCACGCTCTATCGCTTCGACCGCTGGCAGCTCGACCCCGGCCGGCGCGTGCTGCTGGACGAGACCGGCAGCGAGGCGCGCCTCGGCAGCGCCGAGTTCCGGCTGCTGCTCGCCTTCGTGACCCGGCCGTCCGTGGTGCTCTCGCGCGACCAACTGCTCGACATCACCGCCGGCCGGCCGGCCCAGGTATTCGACCGCAGCATCGACAACCTCGTGAGCCGGCTGCGCCGCCGGATCGAGCGTGATCCGCAGAACCCCGCCCTCATCAAGACGGTGTGGGGCGACGGTTATGTCTTCGCCGCGCCGGTGGAGGTGGAGGCGTGA
- a CDS encoding ATP-binding protein, whose product MSARNRLLRFIWPGSLAGRLVLLLVATLALAQGLLVLVLQSEHDAVVAGIVRGQALSQTVTLTRLIESMPEEQADRLAGAFTTRGTCAWVSDDPPDPHEMTLTEEGLARLLGRRLHGVGKGPPAVRIRTDGLWDRRCPERSSEDFPWLRRGTGGPVQPLRPGLGVVALSVPLSGQRWLHMDAVVGLPGIWSRPIVLSFLISALAVSLVTVACVRLQTRSLRSLADASERFGRGETVPPLDVHGPTEVAAATRAFNTMQQRLSQFMRDRMRLLASISHDLRTPLTTLRLKAEFVDDAEVRNDIIATIDELVAICEATLAFTRAEATSEETRTVDIAELCAEVVDEFAGVGADAEMAEHAAGVLSAPILLPCRPVALRRALRNLVDNAVRYGGKAVVSVQAPVAGTVAIRVEDDGPGLPEDRFEEAFQPFVRLEPSRSTETGGIGLGLAIARSIVKAHGGELTLANRPGGGLCAKIVLPTVGSGSGAA is encoded by the coding sequence GTGAGCGCACGGAACCGGCTGCTGCGCTTCATCTGGCCGGGCAGTCTCGCGGGGCGGCTGGTGCTGCTGCTGGTGGCGACGCTGGCGCTGGCGCAGGGGCTTCTCGTGCTGGTGCTGCAAAGCGAGCACGACGCCGTGGTCGCCGGCATCGTGCGCGGACAGGCCCTCAGCCAGACGGTGACGCTCACCCGCCTCATCGAATCCATGCCCGAGGAGCAGGCCGACCGGCTCGCCGGCGCCTTCACGACGCGGGGCACCTGCGCCTGGGTTTCCGACGATCCGCCCGATCCGCACGAAATGACGCTGACGGAAGAGGGCCTCGCCCGCCTGCTGGGGCGCCGCCTGCATGGCGTCGGCAAGGGACCGCCGGCCGTGCGCATCCGCACCGATGGCCTCTGGGATCGCCGCTGCCCCGAGCGCAGCAGCGAGGATTTCCCCTGGCTGCGCCGCGGCACGGGTGGGCCTGTCCAGCCGCTGCGGCCGGGACTGGGCGTGGTGGCGCTCAGCGTGCCGCTCTCCGGTCAGCGCTGGTTGCACATGGATGCGGTGGTCGGCCTGCCAGGGATCTGGAGCCGGCCCATCGTGCTCTCCTTCCTGATCTCGGCGCTGGCCGTCTCGCTGGTGACGGTGGCCTGCGTGCGGTTGCAGACCCGCTCCCTGCGCTCGTTGGCCGATGCCTCCGAGCGCTTCGGCCGGGGCGAGACCGTTCCGCCTCTCGATGTGCACGGGCCGACCGAGGTGGCTGCGGCGACCCGCGCCTTCAACACCATGCAGCAGCGCCTGAGCCAGTTCATGCGCGACCGGATGCGCCTGCTTGCCTCGATCAGCCACGATTTGCGCACGCCGCTCACGACGCTGCGCCTCAAGGCCGAGTTCGTGGACGACGCGGAGGTGCGCAACGACATCATCGCCACCATCGACGAACTGGTCGCCATCTGCGAGGCGACGCTCGCCTTCACCCGTGCGGAGGCGACGAGCGAGGAAACCCGCACGGTGGACATCGCGGAGCTGTGCGCCGAAGTGGTGGACGAATTTGCCGGCGTCGGCGCCGATGCCGAGATGGCGGAGCATGCCGCCGGCGTGCTTTCGGCGCCCATCCTCCTGCCGTGCCGCCCGGTCGCGCTGCGGCGGGCGCTCCGCAACCTCGTGGACAATGCGGTGCGCTATGGCGGAAAAGCTGTGGTGTCCGTTCAGGCGCCGGTCGCCGGCACGGTCGCGATCCGGGTCGAGGACGATGGGCCCGGCCTTCCGGAAGATCGCTTCGAGGAGGCGTTCCAGCCCTTCGTGCGGCTGGAGCCCTCGCGCAGCACGGAGACCGGCGGCATTGGCCTCGGCCTCGCCATCGCCCGCAGCATCGTCAAGGCCCACGGCGGCGAGCTGACCCTCGCCAACCGCCCCGGCGGCGGCCTGTGTGCGAAGATCGTGCTGCCGACAGTCGGCTCCGGATCAGGAGCGGCCTGA
- a CDS encoding endonuclease/exonuclease/phosphatase family protein — protein sequence MSSIRILLWNVQWQRARTDRGAAIRSIIAAHDPDLICLTESNLDLLDETGRIVSDADFGYPIREDRRKVLLWSRWPWQAIDNFGDAALPKGRFVRGRLATPYGPLDVIGVCIPWSAAHVSTGRRDSRPWQEHTRYLDGLSHILDRADAPARTILLGDFNQTIPRRHAPIAVFERLEAIMRPRFAIATAGAIAGFPTAAIDHVAHGRDLAPISVTVLPNQTDDGRRLSDHTGLLVTLSLEAVQLPASGRS from the coding sequence ATGAGTTCGATCAGGATCCTTCTCTGGAACGTCCAGTGGCAACGCGCCCGCACGGATCGCGGCGCGGCGATCCGCTCCATTATCGCCGCCCATGACCCGGACCTGATCTGCCTCACCGAAAGCAATCTCGACCTGCTCGACGAGACGGGACGCATCGTGTCGGATGCGGACTTCGGGTACCCCATCCGGGAAGACCGCAGAAAGGTTCTCCTCTGGAGCCGCTGGCCCTGGCAGGCGATCGACAATTTCGGCGATGCCGCCCTGCCCAAGGGGCGCTTCGTGCGTGGCCGCCTTGCAACGCCGTATGGACCGCTCGACGTGATTGGCGTCTGCATTCCCTGGAGCGCCGCCCATGTCAGCACCGGGCGACGCGATAGCCGCCCCTGGCAGGAGCACACCCGCTACCTCGACGGCCTCAGCCACATCCTCGACCGAGCGGACGCCCCTGCCCGCACCATCCTGCTCGGCGACTTCAACCAGACCATTCCGCGCCGCCACGCGCCGATTGCGGTGTTCGAGCGGCTGGAGGCCATCATGAGACCGCGTTTCGCGATTGCCACGGCAGGCGCGATTGCCGGTTTTCCCACCGCCGCCATCGACCACGTGGCGCACGGCCGCGACCTCGCACCGATCTCGGTCACTGTTCTGCCCAACCAGACCGATGACGGGCGGCGCCTTTCCGACCACACAGGCCTGCTTGTCACCCTCTCGCTTGAAGCTGTGCAGCTCCCGGCCTCAGGCCGCTCCTGA
- a CDS encoding arylsulfatase B → MTERDERIDASAPSRRDVLAGSAGFLAAVAGLSLLAPGARAQGVPRPHILYILADDLGFADVGFHGSDIRTPNLDRLAAGGAKLSQFYTQPLCTPTRAALMTGRYPMRYGLQVGVIPSGGTYGLATDEFLLPQALKDVGYRTSLVGKWHLGHADRKYWPRQRGFDSFYGPLVGEIDHFKHEAHGVTDWYRDNTLVKEEGYDTDLFGAEAVRQLSAHDPKAPLFLYLAFTAPHTPYQAPQAYLDMYAHIADPSRRAYAAMVTAMDDQIGKVVAALEARGMRENTLIVFHSDNGGTRNKMFVGEGALAGDPPPNNAPYRDGKGSLYEGGTRVVALANWPGRIKPGQADGVMHVVDMLPTFAKLAGADLKQAKPLDGKDAWAALTAGAPGRDELIYNVEPTTGGVRQGKWKLVWHVLLPPKVELFDLDADPEEKTDLSTQNPAKVAELKEKVVDLARTMAPPLFFSTALKATLSAPLATPDAGLYRMEMEDD, encoded by the coding sequence GTGACCGAGCGTGATGAGAGGATCGATGCGTCCGCCCCGAGCCGGCGCGACGTGCTCGCCGGCAGCGCCGGCTTCCTCGCCGCCGTCGCCGGCCTGTCCCTGCTCGCACCGGGCGCGCGGGCGCAGGGCGTGCCGCGTCCGCACATCCTCTACATCCTCGCCGACGACCTGGGCTTCGCCGACGTGGGCTTTCACGGCTCGGACATCAGGACACCGAACCTCGACCGCCTCGCCGCCGGCGGCGCGAAGCTCTCGCAATTCTACACCCAGCCCTTGTGCACGCCGACCCGCGCGGCGCTGATGACCGGACGCTATCCCATGCGCTACGGCCTGCAGGTGGGCGTGATCCCCTCCGGCGGCACCTACGGCCTTGCCACCGACGAATTCCTGCTGCCGCAGGCGCTGAAGGACGTGGGCTACCGCACCTCCCTGGTCGGCAAGTGGCACCTCGGCCATGCGGATCGCAAATACTGGCCCCGCCAGCGCGGCTTTGACAGCTTCTACGGTCCGCTGGTGGGCGAGATCGACCATTTCAAGCACGAGGCGCACGGCGTCACCGACTGGTATCGCGACAACACGCTGGTGAAGGAAGAGGGCTACGACACCGACCTGTTCGGTGCCGAGGCCGTGCGGCAGCTGAGCGCCCACGACCCCAAGGCCCCGCTCTTCCTCTATCTGGCCTTCACCGCGCCGCACACGCCTTACCAGGCGCCGCAGGCCTATCTCGACATGTACGCGCACATCGCCGACCCCTCCCGGCGGGCCTATGCGGCGATGGTCACCGCCATGGATGACCAGATCGGCAAGGTGGTGGCGGCGCTTGAGGCCCGCGGCATGCGCGAGAACACGCTCATCGTCTTCCATTCGGACAATGGCGGCACCCGCAACAAGATGTTCGTGGGCGAAGGGGCGCTGGCCGGCGATCCGCCCCCCAACAACGCCCCCTATCGCGACGGCAAGGGCTCGCTCTACGAGGGCGGCACCCGCGTCGTGGCGCTGGCCAACTGGCCGGGCCGCATCAAGCCGGGGCAGGCGGATGGCGTGATGCATGTCGTGGACATGCTGCCCACCTTCGCCAAGCTCGCGGGCGCGGACCTCAAGCAGGCCAAGCCCCTCGACGGCAAGGACGCCTGGGCCGCCCTGACGGCCGGCGCCCCCGGTCGCGACGAGCTGATCTACAATGTGGAGCCGACGACCGGCGGCGTGCGCCAGGGCAAGTGGAAACTCGTCTGGCACGTGCTGCTGCCGCCGAAGGTGGAGCTGTTCGACCTCGACGCCGACCCGGAGGAGAAGACGGACCTCTCCACGCAGAACCCGGCGAAGGTGGCCGAGCTGAAGGAGAAGGTGGTCGACCTGGCGCGCACCATGGCGCCGCCCCTGTTCTTCTCGACCGCCCTCAAGGCCACCCTCTCCGCCCCACTCGCGACGCCCGACGCCGGCCTCTATCGGATGGAGATGGAGGACGACTGA
- a CDS encoding formylglycine-generating enzyme family protein, whose translation MHGQNDCTVAHQGTGSVEHAPAAAGDPDMIRIAGGLFRMGSDDHYPEEAPVHQVHVDAFLMDRTPVTNEAFARFVAASGYVTVAEQAPHPEDYPGADPALLVPGSLVFRMPAGAGDPDDWTRWWQFVPGASWRHPQGHGSDLSGIEDHPVVHVCHADAAAYAAWAGKALPTEAEWEFAARGDLDGAAFAWGGDELAPGGIHRANTWQGRFPMENLAEDGFVGTSPVTAFPANGFGLLDMIGNVWEWTDDWYRPRHPAPAAKACCLPRNPRGGTIEDSLEWANPGLALPRKVLKGGSHLCAPSYCRRYRPAARQPQSLDTGSVHIGFRCVRRFTS comes from the coding sequence ATGCACGGGCAGAACGACTGCACCGTCGCACATCAGGGGACTGGCTCCGTCGAGCACGCACCAGCCGCGGCCGGCGATCCGGACATGATCCGGATCGCCGGCGGGCTGTTCCGCATGGGCTCGGACGATCACTATCCCGAAGAGGCGCCGGTCCATCAGGTGCATGTGGACGCCTTCCTCATGGACCGCACCCCCGTGACCAATGAGGCCTTCGCCCGCTTCGTCGCGGCCAGCGGCTATGTCACGGTGGCCGAGCAGGCGCCCCATCCCGAAGACTATCCCGGTGCCGACCCCGCCCTGCTGGTGCCCGGCTCTCTGGTCTTCCGCATGCCCGCCGGTGCAGGCGATCCCGACGATTGGACCCGCTGGTGGCAGTTCGTGCCCGGCGCATCCTGGCGCCACCCGCAGGGCCACGGCAGCGATCTTTCCGGTATCGAGGACCACCCCGTCGTCCACGTCTGCCACGCGGACGCGGCGGCCTATGCGGCATGGGCCGGCAAGGCGCTGCCTACGGAGGCGGAATGGGAGTTCGCGGCGCGCGGCGACCTTGACGGCGCGGCCTTCGCCTGGGGCGGCGACGAACTGGCGCCGGGCGGCATCCATCGCGCCAACACCTGGCAGGGGCGCTTCCCGATGGAGAACCTCGCCGAGGACGGCTTCGTCGGCACATCGCCCGTCACCGCCTTCCCGGCCAACGGCTTCGGCCTCCTCGACATGATCGGCAATGTCTGGGAGTGGACCGACGACTGGTATCGCCCGCGCCATCCCGCGCCGGCGGCCAAGGCCTGCTGCCTGCCGCGCAACCCGCGTGGCGGGACGATCGAAGACAGCCTTGAATGGGCCAACCCCGGTCTCGCTTTGCCCCGAAAAGTGCTCAAGGGCGGCTCACACCTCTGTGCGCCCAGCTATTGCCGACGCTATCGGCCCGCCGCGCGCCAGCCCCAATCCCTCGATACCGGCTCCGTTCACATCGGCTTCCGCTGTGTGCGGCGCTTCACCAGCTGA
- a CDS encoding AraC family transcriptional regulator → MAFIAVRAGGPAVAGDRFDRRTICARVMRPHRSENLMWDRHPIRLSLVHMLPAIADDHGVPLAPLLGRAGLPDAAPAEQLLGGDRVVARGQVSTLLFHLARRSGDAAIGLDLAAAADPMRLGLAGRALFAGRTLRECFDALHHQMPDLQGGVSVAIEERDGVARWRHRLVDSDPDHAQVLNEGIGAFTLEALRAITGGDAAPVNMRFAHRAKAPATLYEDRLNAGVSFGAGEGIEIMFDARWLDQPNLLYAPAPQGAAASLPPAPVALDDDALIAMVDALFDSAALSGTLSLVDTARSLGLSPRTLQRRLARLGTSYEVQLDSWRHAQARLHLGGSSVPVASVSRALGYGHPAHFVRAFRRWEGRTPLAFRSAAGLER, encoded by the coding sequence ATGGCCTTCATAGCCGTGCGGGCCGGGGGGCCGGCGGTGGCGGGAGACCGTTTCGACCGCCGGACCATCTGCGCGCGCGTCATGCGCCCGCACCGGAGCGAGAACCTGATGTGGGACCGTCATCCGATCCGGCTCTCGCTCGTCCACATGCTGCCCGCCATCGCCGATGACCACGGGGTGCCGCTGGCGCCTCTGCTGGGGCGAGCCGGTCTCCCGGATGCAGCTCCAGCCGAACAGCTCCTCGGCGGGGATCGCGTCGTGGCCCGCGGCCAGGTCTCGACGCTGCTGTTCCATCTCGCCCGGCGCAGCGGGGACGCTGCCATCGGGCTCGACCTCGCGGCCGCCGCCGATCCCATGCGCCTCGGCCTCGCTGGCCGCGCGCTGTTTGCCGGCCGAACGCTGCGTGAGTGCTTTGACGCCCTGCATCACCAGATGCCGGACCTGCAAGGTGGCGTCTCGGTCGCCATCGAGGAGCGGGACGGCGTCGCCCGCTGGCGCCATCGGCTGGTGGACAGCGACCCCGATCATGCGCAGGTGCTGAACGAGGGCATCGGCGCGTTCACCCTGGAAGCACTGCGCGCCATCACGGGTGGTGATGCGGCGCCGGTCAACATGCGTTTCGCCCACCGGGCGAAGGCGCCGGCGACGCTCTACGAGGATCGGCTCAATGCCGGCGTCAGCTTCGGCGCGGGCGAGGGCATCGAGATCATGTTCGATGCCCGATGGCTCGACCAGCCGAACCTGCTGTATGCCCCGGCCCCCCAAGGCGCCGCCGCGAGCTTGCCGCCCGCGCCCGTGGCTCTCGACGACGATGCCCTGATCGCCATGGTCGATGCCCTGTTCGACAGCGCCGCGCTGTCCGGCACCCTCTCGCTGGTGGATACGGCCCGAAGCCTCGGGCTCTCCCCACGCACCCTGCAGCGGCGGCTCGCCCGGCTGGGCACCTCCTACGAAGTGCAGCTGGACAGCTGGCGGCACGCGCAGGCGAGGCTGCATCTGGGCGGATCGTCGGTGCCGGTGGCCTCGGTGTCGCGCGCCTTGGGCTATGGCCATCCGGCGCATTTCGTTCGGGCCTTCCGGCGCTGGGAGGGGCGCACGCCGCTCGCCTTCCGGTCCGCCGCAGGGCTGGAGCGGTGA
- a CDS encoding alpha/beta fold hydrolase: protein MQTLDANGLRLAYREWGSGDTIVLFIHGNLASKEWIELAAPHFPRGVRTVAVDWRGCGDSDKPAPAADFSNYSIAQHADDMIAALDALDISFCHLATHSTGGIISTRMILKQPDRFGRVFSLSPVGPQGIDFKPEQSAFFGQMKESYDVTRQVMAMTAPSLFVDETLANGPARFIADAGARAGLFDRIVDQVWAVSDGIWFGTPDTLTKEARSGELKGKMGSIRHPHLVVWGMRDGVIQEADMTEMATVMPDCRFVAVPGIGHCMNLEAPKLYAGYFGAWFGGF, encoded by the coding sequence ATGCAGACGCTTGACGCGAACGGCCTTCGCCTCGCCTACCGGGAATGGGGCTCGGGGGACACGATTGTCCTCTTCATCCACGGCAATCTCGCCAGCAAGGAGTGGATCGAGCTGGCGGCCCCGCATTTCCCGCGCGGCGTGCGCACCGTGGCGGTGGACTGGCGTGGCTGCGGCGACAGCGACAAGCCCGCGCCTGCCGCCGATTTCTCCAACTATTCCATCGCCCAGCATGCCGATGACATGATCGCGGCGCTGGATGCGCTCGACATCTCCTTCTGCCACCTTGCCACCCACTCCACCGGCGGCATCATCTCCACGCGGATGATCCTGAAGCAGCCGGACCGCTTTGGCCGGGTCTTCTCTTTGTCGCCGGTCGGCCCTCAGGGCATCGACTTCAAGCCCGAGCAGTCGGCCTTCTTCGGCCAGATGAAGGAGAGCTACGACGTCACCCGACAGGTCATGGCCATGACGGCGCCGAGCCTGTTCGTGGACGAGACGCTGGCGAACGGACCCGCCCGCTTCATTGCCGACGCCGGCGCGCGGGCCGGCCTGTTCGACCGGATCGTAGATCAGGTCTGGGCGGTATCTGACGGCATCTGGTTCGGCACGCCCGACACGCTCACCAAGGAGGCGAGGAGCGGCGAGCTGAAGGGGAAGATGGGTTCCATCCGCCATCCTCACCTCGTGGTCTGGGGCATGCGCGACGGCGTGATCCAGGAGGCGGACATGACGGAGATGGCCACGGTGATGCCCGATTGCCGCTTCGTGGCCGTGCCCGGCATCGGCCATTGCATGAATCTGGAAGCACCCAAGCTCTATGCCGGCTATTTCGGTGCATGGTTCGGCGGGTTCTAG